The following proteins are encoded in a genomic region of Triticum dicoccoides isolate Atlit2015 ecotype Zavitan chromosome 1B, WEW_v2.0, whole genome shotgun sequence:
- the LOC119304519 gene encoding uncharacterized protein LOC119304519, with translation MEQRLKMARIWLANPSTAHQWTHGIGGVLLYDDILDVRFYFDASEMFELKLCSSDVTYLNMIAVMETQGFSEALLDQHQFREALLNLHITQERNFRYHRNSDQRIIVECNQKNCNFFMVATVIKGETTFVIKKMRIKHTCPTSTETTRVSAKWLAQKYESLFRSDLTTGIQTLIDACMEKYGVDVPKSMAYRAKNIAIDAVLGDHKKQYPRLKDYAQTVMDTNPGSRVVVITVTSTPTEKIPHPGPRFHAMFYCINGAREGFLKGCRPFIGVDGCFIKLTTGAQLLAATGRDGNNNIYPLAFGIVGQEDTPNWCWFLHQLKICLGGEEGQFGPYTIMSDRQKGLLNAVNAVFPKCNQRFCLRHIYANFQNAGFRGEDLKKCMDNAAYAYSEHKFNIAMNDLRAECQEAWEWLCQIPKKTWQGMHLTQTARLTL, from the exons ATGGAGCAGAGGCTGAAGATGGCGCGAATTTGGTTGGCCAACCCTAGCACCGCCCATCAGTGGACTCATGGCATCGGTGGTGTTCT TTTGTATGATGACATTTTGGATGTTAGGTTCTATTTTGATGCTTCAGAAATGTTTGAGTTGAAGCTCTGTAGTTCAGATGTAACATACCTGAATATGATTGCAGTGATGGAAACCCAAGGATTTAGTGAGGCTTTGTTGGATCAACATCAATTCAGAGAGGCTTTGTTGAACCTACACATCACTCAAGAAAGAAACTTCAGATATCATAGGAACTCAGATCAAAGAATAATTGTAGAATGCAAccaaaaaaattgcaacttctttaTGGTGGCAACAGTTATAAAAGGTGAAACTACTTTTGTAATTAAGAAGATGAGAATTAAGCACACTTGCCCTACTAGTACAGAGACAACAAGGGTAAGTGCCAAGTGGCTTGCACAGAAGTATGAGTCACTGTTCAGATCTGATCTAACAACTGGCATTCAGACTTTGATTGATGCTTGCATGGAGAAGTATGGTGTGGATGTGCCCAAGTCAATGGCATATAGAGCAAAGAACATAGCTATTGATGCTGTGCTAGGAGACCACAAGAAGCAATACCCTAGGTTGAAAGACTATGCTCAGACAGTGATGGATACAAACCCTGGGAGTAGAGTAGTAGTCATTACTGTAACTTCAACACCCACTGAAAAAATCCCCCATCCAGGTCCAAGATTCCATGCTATGTTCTATTGCATCAATGGAGCAAGGGAGGGGTTTCTCAAGGGGTGCAGACCATTCATTG GTGTTGATGGGTGCTTCATTAAGTTAACTACTGGTGCTCAACTACTTGCTGCCACTGGTAGAGATGGCAACAACAATATATACCCACTAGCATTTGGTATTGTTGGGCAAGAGGACACACCTAACTGGTGTTGGTTTCTACACCAACTTAAAATCTGCCTAGGAGGAGAAGAGGGACAGTTTGGTCCATATACAATAATGTCAGATAGACAAAAG GGCCTACTAAATGCAGTGAATGCTGTCTTTCCTAAGTGCAACCAAAGGTTCTGCCTTAGGCATATCTATGCAAACTTCCAAAATGCTGGGTTTAGGGGGGAAGATCTGAAGAAGTGTATGGATAATGCTGCCTATGCATATAGTGAACACAAATTTAACATTGCAATGAATGACCTTAGAGCTGAATGTCAGGAAGCTTGGGAGTGGCTTTGTCAAATACCCAAGAAAACATGGCAAGGCATGCATTTGACACAAACTGCAAGACTGACCTTGTAG